One genomic region from Drosophila subpulchrella strain 33 F10 #4 breed RU33 chromosome 2R, RU_Dsub_v1.1 Primary Assembly, whole genome shotgun sequence encodes:
- the LOC119549777 gene encoding mismatch repair endonuclease PMS2, with translation MMKSEPNADKEDEAEVPPPTTAISGHIQAIGKDTVHKICSGQVVLSLAVAVKELVENSIDAGATLVEIKLKDQGLQGVEVSDNGSGVEEANLEGMTAKYHTSKIREFVDLLGVETFGFRGEALSSLCALSDMVIQTRHKSTEVGIKVELDHEGRIKKRSPCARGVGTTVTLSNLFSTLPVRRRDFTRNIKKEFTKMCQILQAYCLVTKGVRILCSNQTPKGAKTVVLQTHGDQEVMANISAIFGARQAADLVPLKSPFGQGQLSEAGLRADLESSVDAADTTCPQISAEDVERLNQADFQLEGFISSCRHGAGRSSRDRQFFFVNSRPCDPKNIAKVMNEVYHRYNGQQQPFIYLNIVTARSDVDVNLTPDKRQLLINNERILLLALKKSLLDTFGQTPATFQMQNTTIVSMLEPKVKLEITEYSEESIKKEMSEETPDEDVPISSSQRFMDVLTQWRRTGDTKGTVPSVPVKRRCSETEELATRSFKMQKIHSFLSQESPKEQNSKCDSESEGASDNEKIKENKEKGNLDNSFLNLKELAKESEAYDLLTQPARIPRIDCKVLTPVKSQRSIAEFKINSMALPKKESPTDIAPDPPSSSQLTEETDTASDDDDHIELPTRIEFDEQVEEGPPANFSSGELTTTLEEIASSLKAHEQQQRDRRARAKLQRLRFKSEINPNQNNNAEAELQREIGKEDFARMEIIGQFNLGFIIVKLEDDLFIVDQHATDEKYNFETLQRTTQLEYQRLTVPQNLDLTAVNEMVLIDHLPVFEKNGFKFEIDHEAPATKKVRLLGKPHSKRWEFGKEDIDELIFMLQDAPEGTICRPSRVRAMFASRACRKSVMIGTALSRNTTMRRLITQMGEIEQPWNCPHGRPTMRHLINVTMLSGNEDDEEEADPAPMTPE, from the exons ATGATGAAAAGCGAACCGAATGCGGACAAGGAAGATGAGGCGGAGGtgccaccacccaccaccgcGATTTCGGGTCACATCCAGGCCATCGGCAAGGACACAGTGCACAAAATCTGCTCGGGACAG GTGGTTCTCAGCTTGGCAGTGGCCGTCAAGGAGCTGGTGGAGAACTCCATAGACGCGGGTGCCACGCTGGTGGAGATCAAGCTGAAGGATCAGGGCCTGCAGGGCGTGGAAGTCAGCGACAATGGCAGTGGCGTGGAGGAAGCGAATCTGGAGGGCATGA CGGCCAAGTACCACACCTCGAAGATCCGGGAGTTCGTGGACCTGCTGGGCGTGGAAACATTCGGATTTCGCGGAGAGGCCCTGAGTTCACTTTGTGCCTTGTCGGATATGGTTATCCAAACGCGGCACAAGTCCACCGAGGTGG GCATCAAGGTGGAACTAGACCACGAGGGCCGTATCAAGAAGCGTTCTCCTTGTGCCCGTGGCGTTGGCACCACCGTCACCCTGTCCAATCTATTTTCTACTTTACCCGTTCGTCGCCGTGACTTCACCCGCAACATCAAGAAGGAGTTCACCAAGATGTGCCAGATACTGCAGGCCTATTGCCTGGTCACCAAGGGTGTGCGCATCTTGTGCAGCAACCAGACGCCCAAGGGCGCCAAAACTGTGGTGCTGCAAACGCACGGCGATCAGGAGGTCATGGCCAATATATCAGCCATTTTTGGGGCTCGCCAGGCGGCGGATCTGGTGCCCCTGAAGTCGCCTTTCGGGCAGGGACAACTGAGCGAGGCGGGACTGCGGGCAGATCTCGAGTCTTCTGTAGATGCAGCCGATACAACTTGTCCGCAAATCAGTGCCGAGGATGTGGAGCGACTGAATCAAGCGGACTTCCAATTGGAGGGCTTCATTTCCAGCTGCCGACATGGCGCTGGGCGTTCTAGCAGAGATCGGCAGTTCTTTTTCGTCAACTCAAGGCCCTGCGATCCCAAGAAC ATAGCCAAGGTGATGAACGAGGTGTACCATCGCTATAATGGCCAACAGCAGCCCTTCATCTACCTAAATATTGTCACGGCGCGCTCCGACGTGGATGTGAATCTCACGCCCGACAAGCGACAGTTGTTGATCAACAACGAACGGATTCTCCTGCTGGCTCTGAAGAAATCCCTGCTGGACACCTTTGGCCAAACACCAGCTACATTTCAAATGCAAAACACCACCATTGTGAGCATGCTAGAGCCCAAAGTGAAGCTGGAAATAACTGAATATTCCGAAGAATCTATTAAGAAAGAAATGAGTGAAGAGACACCCGATGAAGATGTTCCCATTAGTTCATCGCAGAGGTTCATGGATGTGCTCACCCAGTGGCGACGCACTGGCGATACAAAAGGTACGGTGCCTTCAGTTCCTGTCAAGCGCCGATGCAGTGAGACCGAGGAGTTGGCCACGCGATCCTTTAAAATGCAAAAGATTCATAGTTTTCTTAGCCAAGAGTCGCCTAAGGAGCAGAACTCGAAATGCGATTCGGAGTCTGAAGGAGCGAGTGACAATGAAAAGATAAAGGAAAACAAGGAGAAGGGCAACCTGGATAATAGTTTCCTTAACTTAAAAGAGCTGGCTAAGGAGTCCGAAG CCTATGATCTTCTGACGCAACCAGCTAGGATTCCTCGCATTGATTGCAAGGTCCTTACGCCGGTTAAAAGTCAACGCAGTATTGCCGAGTTCAAGATTAACTCGATGGCACTGCCCAAAAAGGAGTCTCCAACAGATATCGCACCAGATCCTCCTAGTTCTTCTCAGTTGACCGAGGAAACAGATACGGCCAGCGACGATGATGACCACATTGAGCTGCCCACACGCATTGAGTTTGATGAACAGGTGGAGGAGGGACCGCCTGCCAATTTCTCAAGCGGAGAGTTGACTACCACGCTGGAGGAGATCGCGTcttctttaaaggcccatGAGCAGCAGCAGAGGGATCGCAGGGCCAGGGCCAAACTTCAGCGTCTGCGTTTCAAGAGCGAAATTAATCCGAACCAAAACAACAACGCTGAGGCGGAATTGCAGCGGGAAATCGGGAAAGAAGACTTTGCCCGCATGGAAATCATAGGACAGTTTAATCTTGGCTTTATAATTGTCAAACTAGAGGATGATCTCTTCATCGTGGATCAGCATGCCACCGATGAGAAGTACAACTTTGAGACACTGCAGCGCACCACTCAGTTGGAGTATCAGCGCTTGACAGTGCCCCAGAATCTAGACCTGACGGCGGTAAACGAGATGGTGCTTATAGACCACCTACCTGTCTTTGAGAAGAACGGCTTTAAGTTCGAAATAGATCACGAGG CTCCTGCCACGAAGAAGGTGCGTCTGTTGGGCAAGCCGCATAGCAAACGGTGGGAGTTCGGCAAGGAGGACATAGATGAACTCATCTTCATGCTGCAAGATGCGCCCGAGGGCACCATTTGTCGTCCATCCAGGGTGCGAGCTATGTTCGCCTCTCGAGCGTGCCGGAAATCCGTGATGATTGGCACAGCTCTGAGCAGGAACACAACGATGAGGAGACTCATCACGCAGATGGGGGAAATCGAACAGCCTTGG AACTGTCCTCATGGACGTCCCACCATGCGTCATCTCATAAACGTCACAATGCTTTCGGGCAATGAGGATGATGAGGAGGAAGCTGATCCGGCTCCAATGACGCCAGAATAG